The Methanoregula sp. UBA64 genome contains the following window.
GAAAATATCGGGATCGAGACCGCTGCCGATATGTCCCGGGCGGTAAGCGCGTACCTGAAGAAAGCGGCCCCTGACGTTTACATCAGCGCGGCGGCCGTTTCTGATTTTGCCCCAAAAAAGATCGCCGGGAAGATCCCGAGCGGGAGACCGGCCACCATCGATCTCTCCCCGCTCCCGAAACTCCTCGACAGCGTCCTCAGGCACAAGGAGACCCGGGTGATCGCCTTTAAGATCGGGAGAAAACCCCTCCCCGAGGCACAGGCCCTGATCGGCCGCGGGGCATGGATGGTGATGACCAATACGCCCGAGAGCATGGGCACGCCCGACGGCTCCTACCGGATCGTGACCGCGAAAGATAAGGCCGGAAAACCGGTGGCCGGGACAAAAGAGGAGATCGCGTCCGCACTCTGGCAGGAGCTCCTTGCCGGTTTTGGTACCCCGAAAAAACCACGCAAACACAATTCCTAATAGACCCGGAGGGCATACAGTACTAAACAGGTACCTTGTCCGATGATACCGGCATCCGTTACGGCATTCTGCCCCGGCCATATATCGGGTTATTTCAGGAGAGTGGACGGGAGGGATCCGGCCACCACCGGGAGCATCGGCGCCGGCATTGTCATCAGCGAGGGCGTGACCTCGACCGTCCGTAAGGCCGGCACTTCCTCGGTCATTGTCCGTATGCAGTCCGCGGACGGGTCAGCGGTCGAGGTTTCTAGGAGTTCCCCGCCGCTCGCCTCCGCACTCGACCGGCTCGGGGCCACGGTCTCTGTGGAAACACTCTGCCGGCTTCCCATCAGCGCCGGCTTCGGGCTTTCGGCAGCGGCACTGCTCTCCACGCTCACCGCCACCGACCGGCTGCTCGGTCTCGGGCTTGCCGCTGACGAGATCGCGGAGATCGCCCATGAAACCGAGGTGAAGTTTAAGACCGGTCTTGGTGACGTCGCCGCCTGCCAGGGCGGCGGCCGGGTGGTCCGGACCGGCCCCGGCATCCACGGCACCATCCGCCGCAGCTTCGATCTTGCCGGGCCGCTCTCTGCGGTCTGTTTCGGGCCGATCCATACGCCCGATGTCCTCGGGTCGCCCGCGCAGATGGCGCAGGTGGCAGGAGCGTTTCCGGCGCGGGAGCCGGAGACGGCAGCAGAATTTTTTGCCTGCTGCCGGGAATTTTCCAAAAAGAGCGGGCTTGAGACGGCATCGGTGAAAGCCGTGCTTGCCGCGTGCGACCAAAAAAAAATCCCGGCAGCCATGACAATGCTCGGCGACGGTGTCTTTGCGTACGGGGCCGGGGCCGCCGGGGTACTCCGGCCGTTTGGCACGGTGTACGGGATGCAGATGGCAGCGTCCGGGACCCGGATTCTTGAGGTGAAAGAATGATCCCAAAAGACCACCCCCGCTACCAATCGCTTGTCACCCGCGAGCACCTTGCCGAGTGCGCCCGCGCCGGGATCGTATCCCTCGAAGGGCTCACCTCCCACGGGCGGGGCGAGGCCTTCGATTACCTCCTCGGGGAAAAGACCAGCGCCAGTGCCCTTCGTGCGGAAAAGACCGCGGCAGCCCTGCTCCGTCTGGCAAAACACCCGGTGCTTTCCGTGAACGGCAATACCGCGGCGCTTGCAGCACACGAGATTGCCCTTCTCCAGAAGGCGAGCGGGGCGCTCGTGGAGGTGAACCTCTTCCACCGGACCCCGGAGCGGGTACAGCAGATCGAGGCCGTCCTCCGCAAAGCCGGGGCCGCGGTCTTCTCGGGAGAAGCCGAGCGCCTGCTCCCGCTCTCCCACGACCGGGCCTTCTGCCGGCGCGAGGGGATGTATGCAGCCGATGTCGTGCTCGTCCCGCTCGAAGACGGCGACCGGTGCGAAGTCCTTGTCGGGATGGGAAAGAAAGTGATTGCGGTTGACTTGAATCCGCTCTCGCGCACGGCAAAGACCGCGACCCTGACCATCGTGGACGAGGTGACCCGGGCCCTTCCCCGGATCGCCGAAGCCTGCACCGCGCTCTCGGACGATGAATGCCGGAGTCTTGTTGCGGGGCTGGACAACCGGGGCTTTTTAGCGGAGGCAAAAGACGAAATGGCACGGAGGCTGCATGCTCTGGACTGAAAAGCACCGCCCGGCAGTGCTTGCCGAGATAAAGGGCCAGGACCGGATTGTTGCGATCCTCTCGTCCTGTGCCTCCGCAAAGACCCTCCCGCACCTGATGCTCACCGGCCCGCACGGCACCGGCAAGAGTGCCGCGATCCGCTGCTTTGCCCGCGAGCTGTACGGCGAGAACTACGAGACCAACACCACGATCTTCCAGACCTCCGATCTTTTCTCGCAGGGGAAAAAACTGCTCGAAGAGGACGAGCGGTACGCGCACCTGTACCAGAAAGGCCAGAGCCTCATTGTGAACTTCAAGCACATCCTCAAGTGGTACGCCTCGATCCGCCCGCTCGACGCGGACTTCAAGCTGATGGTCTTTGAGGACGCGCACGCCCTCACGCGCGATGCACAGCAGGGCCTGCGCCGGATCATGGAGCGGTACAGCGGCACCTGCCGGTTTGTCTTTACCACAACAAACCCGAGCGCCATAATCCCGGCCATCTCGTCCCGGTGCCTGCCGCTCTTCTTTGCGCCGATCCCCGCCGATCTCATGATCGGGCACTTGCGGGAGATCGCAGGGCAGGAACAGGCCGGGACCAGAGTGTCCTGCACGGAAGACGACCTCGAACTGATCGCCGCGGCAGCAAAAGGAGACCTGCGCCGGGCAATCCTGATGCTTCAGGTTGCAAGCGAGACCGGCTCGTGCAGCAATCTTGCCGCACTCTCGCAGTCGGAGACCGCGACCGTTGCATCTTCTGCCCTGCGCCTGATCCAGTCGGGCGATGTCCAAAGCGGCATCCGCCAGCTCGAATCGCTGATGATCGATTACGGGCTTTCGGGCCGCGAGGTGCTCGCCGAGATCCGCGAAGCCGCCCACCGGGACTACAACCACCCGGCCCTTGCCCGGGCGCTGGCGGCTGCCGACGCACGCCTCGGGCACGCGAACAGCGAGTATATCCAGATCGATGCGTTTGCCACGGGGATCCGGGAGATCTTCTCATGAGCCAGGTAAAAGTCGAGAAGATCCGGCAGCACTACGATGCAATCGCCGGCATCTACGACACCCATTACGACCACCCGCGGGGCCGGTGCTACCACACCCATATCAGCACGCACGTGATGGAAGCCCTCCCCCGGGGCGGCAGGCTCCTCGATATCGGCTGCGGGACCGGCCTTTTTATCGGGAAATATTTACAGAACGGGGGAAGTGCGGTCGGGATCGATATCAGCCGCAACATGATAAAAAAAGCCCGGATGCGGTGCCCGGGCTCGCCCTTTACGCTCGGGACCGGGGAGGGCCTGCCGTTCAGGGACGACTCGTTTGACGCGGTCTCAAGCCTTCTCGTCTTTACCTACCTCAGGGATCCTGCCGCCATGCTCGACGAGGCGTACCGGGTCCTGAAACCCGGGGGATCGATCTCGATCTGCACGCTCGGGAAAAAACTGCTCACTTCGGGGATCCCGGCCATCTACCAGATAAGCGAGAAGATCCGGGTCAGCCACGTGGTCATGAAGGATTTCGGGGAACGGTATTACGACGGGGACGAGATGTACCGAATGTTTGTCGAGGCCGGCTTTTGCAATATCTCGGTGAGCTGGCGCTCGTTTGCCCACATCGACATGATCGACCCGCTCTTCTCCCTTGCGCAACGGATGGAGCCGTTCATCGAGCGCCGGTTC
Protein-coding sequences here:
- a CDS encoding class I SAM-dependent methyltransferase, whose translation is MSQVKVEKIRQHYDAIAGIYDTHYDHPRGRCYHTHISTHVMEALPRGGRLLDIGCGTGLFIGKYLQNGGSAVGIDISRNMIKKARMRCPGSPFTLGTGEGLPFRDDSFDAVSSLLVFTYLRDPAAMLDEAYRVLKPGGSISICTLGKKLLTSGIPAIYQISEKIRVSHVVMKDFGERYYDGDEMYRMFVEAGFCNISVSWRSFAHIDMIDPLFSLAQRMEPFIERRFPQLAYNICVDAQKPGN
- a CDS encoding pantoate kinase encodes the protein MIPASVTAFCPGHISGYFRRVDGRDPATTGSIGAGIVISEGVTSTVRKAGTSSVIVRMQSADGSAVEVSRSSPPLASALDRLGATVSVETLCRLPISAGFGLSAAALLSTLTATDRLLGLGLAADEIAEIAHETEVKFKTGLGDVAACQGGGRVVRTGPGIHGTIRRSFDLAGPLSAVCFGPIHTPDVLGSPAQMAQVAGAFPAREPETAAEFFACCREFSKKSGLETASVKAVLAACDQKKIPAAMTMLGDGVFAYGAGAAGVLRPFGTVYGMQMAASGTRILEVKE
- a CDS encoding 4-phosphopantoate--beta-alanine ligase, with the translated sequence MIPKDHPRYQSLVTREHLAECARAGIVSLEGLTSHGRGEAFDYLLGEKTSASALRAEKTAAALLRLAKHPVLSVNGNTAALAAHEIALLQKASGALVEVNLFHRTPERVQQIEAVLRKAGAAVFSGEAERLLPLSHDRAFCRREGMYAADVVLVPLEDGDRCEVLVGMGKKVIAVDLNPLSRTAKTATLTIVDEVTRALPRIAEACTALSDDECRSLVAGLDNRGFLAEAKDEMARRLHALD
- a CDS encoding AAA family ATPase yields the protein MLWTEKHRPAVLAEIKGQDRIVAILSSCASAKTLPHLMLTGPHGTGKSAAIRCFARELYGENYETNTTIFQTSDLFSQGKKLLEEDERYAHLYQKGQSLIVNFKHILKWYASIRPLDADFKLMVFEDAHALTRDAQQGLRRIMERYSGTCRFVFTTTNPSAIIPAISSRCLPLFFAPIPADLMIGHLREIAGQEQAGTRVSCTEDDLELIAAAAKGDLRRAILMLQVASETGSCSNLAALSQSETATVASSALRLIQSGDVQSGIRQLESLMIDYGLSGREVLAEIREAAHRDYNHPALARALAAADARLGHANSEYIQIDAFATGIREIFS